A single window of Vigna unguiculata cultivar IT97K-499-35 chromosome 1, ASM411807v1, whole genome shotgun sequence DNA harbors:
- the LOC114183429 gene encoding triacylglycerol lipase SDP1-like — MDHISNEARVDRFPIGPSDILGRTIAFRVLFCKSMSHFKHQIFRVLLDLFYRFRGGLVSFISWLHPRNPQGILAMMTIIAFLLKRYTNVKVRAEMAYRRKFWRNMMRSALTYEEWAHAAKMLDRETTKMNESDLYDVELVRNKLQELRHRRQEGSLRDIIFCMRADLVRNLGNMCNPELHKGRLQVPRLIKEYIDEVTTQLKMVCDSDSEELSLEEKLAFMHETRHAFGRTALLLSGGASLGASHVGVVKTLVEHKLLPRIIAGSSVGSIMCAVVATRTWPELQSFFEDSWHSLQFFDQMGGIFTVVKRVATFGAVHEIRQLQMMLRHLTSNLTFQEAYDMTGRILGITVCSPRKHEPPRCLNYLTSPHVVIWSAVTASCAFPGLFEAQELMAKDRSGEIIPYHPPFNLGPEEGSTPARRWRDGSLEIDLPMMQLKELFNVNHFIVSQANPHIAPLLRLKAFVRTHGGNFAAKLAHLVEMEVKHRCNQILELGFPLGGLAKLFAQDWEGDVTVVMPATLAQYTKIIQNPSYGELQKAANQGRRCTWEKLSAIKANCGIELALDECVVILNHMRRLRRIAERAATASHATTTASHGLSSTVRFSASRRIPSWNCIARENSTGSLEDLIDVSSSLHQSISSSSNVASGKTWKTHRGIHEGSDSDSESVDLNSWTRSGGPLMRTTSANMFIDFLQNLEVDTEPNKGLVSHANANDFQYRSPRLTTLDRNPDSTESELREINNRVVNGSRILVSAGDFLQPERIHNGIVFNVVKKEDVTPLNRSHDFENYNNEVAECVQDECPGKEMDAASSSSEHGDDESTPATSLTAPSPDYTSVNHHSGTDSSMDQSIVDG; from the exons ATGGATCATATTAGTAATGAGGCTAGAGTAGACCGTTTTCCGATTGGTCCTTCGGACATTCTTGGTAGAACAATTGCTTTCAGGGTTCTATTTTGTAAGTCCATGTCACACTTTAAGCACCAGATATTTCGTGTGTTGTTAGATCTCTTCTATAGGTTTAGGGGGGGTTTGGTATCCTTCATATCATGGTTGCATCCCAGGAATCCTCAGGGGATACTGGCAATGATGACAATTATTGCTTTCTTGTTGAAACGATATACAAATGTGAAAGTAAGGGCTGAAATGGCATATAGGAGGAAGTTTTGGAGAAACATGATGAGATCTGCTTTGACATATGAGGAGTGGGCTCATGCAGCTAAGATGCTTGATAGAGAGACAACAAAGATGAATGAATCAGACCTTTATGATGTCGAATTGGTGAGGAACAAGCTCCAAGAGCTTCGCCACCGTCGGCAAGAGGGATCTCTTagagatataatattttgtatgcGTGCCGATCTTGTGAGAAATTTAGGTAATATGTGTAATCCTGAATTACACAAGGGCAGGCTTCAGGTGCCCAGATTAATCAAGGAATACATTGATGAAGTAACGACCCAATTGAAAATGGTCTGTGATTCTGATTCAGAGGAGCTATCATTGGAAGAAAAGCTTGCTTTCATGCATGAAACTAGGCATGCATTTGGCAGAACAGCTTTGCTGTTAAGTGGGGGTGCTTCTCTTGGAGCTTCTCATGTGGGTGTCGTTAAAACACTGGTAGAACATAAACTCCTGCCAAGGATAATTGCTGGTTCAAGTGTGGGATCCATTATGTGTGCCGTTGTTGCCACCAGGACTTGGCCTGAACTTCAGAGTTTTTTTGAAGATTCATGGCACTCACTGCAATTTTTTGATCAAATGGGTGGGATTTTCACAGTTGTTAAGAGAGTCGCCACATTTGGTGCTGTTCATGAGATCAGACAGTTGCAAATGATGTTGAGGCATCTAACAAGCAACCTTACATTTCAAGAAGCTTATGACATGACTGGTAGAATTCTCGGGATTACAGTTTGTTCCCCAAGGAAGCATGAACCACCTAGATGTCTTAACTACTTGACTTCACCCCATGTGGTTATATGGAGTGCAGTCACTGCTTCTTGTGCCTTTCCTGGCCTTTTTGAGGCTCAAGAATTGATGGCAAAGGATAGAAGTGGGGAAATTATTCCTTACCATCCTCCTTTTAACTTAGGTCCTGAAGAGGGTTCCACACCAGCGCGCCGTTGGAGGGATGGTAGCTTGGAGATTGATTTACCTATGATGCAGTTGAAAGAACTATTCAATGTCAACCATTTTATAGTTAGCCAGGCCAACCCTCATATTGCACCATTATTGAGATTGAAAGCATTTGTGCGGACTCACGGAGGCAACTTTGCTGCCAAG ctTGCGCATCTTGTGGAGATGGAGGTGAAACATAGGTGTAATCAAATACTGGAACTTGGTTTTCCATTAGGTGGACTTGCCAAGTTGTTTGCTCAAGACTGGGAAGGTGATGTGACTGTTGTTATGCCTGCAACTCTTGCTCAG TACACCAAAATTATACAGAACCCTTCTTATGGAGAGCTTCAAAAGGCGGCGAACCAAGGGAGAAGATGTACCTGGGAGAAACTTTCAGCCATTAAAGCAAATTGTGGCATTGAGCTTGCTCTTGATGAGTGTGTTGTGATTCTCAATCATATGAGAAGACTAAGGAGAATTGCTGAGAGAGCTGCTACTGCTTCTCATGCTACTACTACTGCTTCTCATGGTTTGTCCAGTACTGTGAGGTTCAGTGCTTCAAGAAGAATTCCTTCATGGAATTGCATTGCACGAGAGAATTCAACAGGGTCCCTAGAGGACCTTATTGATGTTTCTTCCTCATTGCATCAAAGCATTAGCAGCAGCTCTAATGTGGCCAGTGGTAAAACTTGGAAGACCCACCGTGGCATACACGAGGGAAGTGACAGTGACTCTGAAAGTGTTGATTTGAACTCTTGGACAAGATCTGGTGGGCCTTTGATGAGAACTACTTCGGCAAATATGTTCATTGATTTTCTGCAAAACTTAGAAGTTGACACTGAACCAAATAAAGGCTTAGTGAGTCATGCTAACGCTAATGATTTTCAGTATCGTAGCCCCAGGCTCACAACACTGGATAGGAACCCCGATAGCACAGAATCTGAGCTAAGGGAAATTAACAACAGGGTGGTGAATGGGTCCCGCATACTGGTGAGTGCGGGTGATTTTTTGCAGCCTGAAAGGATCCATAATGGTATTGTGTTTAATGTTGTGAAGAAAGAGGACGTGACACCCTTAAACAGGAgtcatgattttgaaaattacaaCAATGAAGTTGCTGAATGTGTTCAAGATGAGTGTCCAGGGAAGGAGATGGACGCTGCTAGCTCATCTTCTGAACATGGAGATGATGAATCCACACCAGCTACGTCCTTAACTGCACCATCTCCAGATTATACATCTGTGAACCATCATTCGGGCACAGACTCAAGTATGGATCAGAGCATTGTCGATGGCTAG